From Nitrospirota bacterium, the proteins below share one genomic window:
- a CDS encoding polyprenyl synthetase family protein: protein MDIRHYLERKREEIDRFLDSVLPGAQTEPRTLHESMRYSVFAGGKRIRPILSIAAAEAVGDPPAAVLRIASSLELIHTYSLIHDDLPAMDNDDYRRGKPTNHKVYGEAMAILAGDALLTLAFDLCSRPDPGDGLDPARQVRLIHELALGAGNLGMVGGQVLDIQAENRDIDLATLRSIHKHKTGMLIRAAVRMGAIAAAATPAQLDDLTAYAEDIGLAFQIADDVLNVTGTREELGKNPNTDAQRGKKTYPTFYGVEGALALANECVERATERLASLGPSAEPLREIARYITARKN, encoded by the coding sequence ATGGACATCCGGCACTACCTCGAGCGGAAGCGCGAGGAAATCGATCGGTTCCTCGATTCCGTCCTCCCCGGCGCGCAGACCGAGCCCAGGACCCTTCACGAAAGCATGCGGTACAGCGTGTTCGCGGGAGGAAAGCGCATCCGCCCGATTCTCTCGATCGCGGCCGCTGAGGCCGTCGGCGATCCGCCCGCCGCCGTTCTTCGGATCGCCTCTTCCCTGGAATTGATCCACACCTATTCTCTGATTCATGACGATCTGCCCGCCATGGACAACGACGACTATCGGCGCGGGAAACCGACGAACCACAAAGTCTACGGCGAGGCCATGGCGATCCTGGCGGGCGACGCGCTGCTGACGCTGGCGTTCGATCTCTGCAGCCGCCCGGATCCGGGCGACGGGCTCGATCCGGCCCGGCAGGTCCGGTTGATCCACGAATTGGCGCTCGGAGCGGGCAACCTCGGCATGGTCGGCGGCCAGGTGCTGGACATCCAGGCGGAAAACAGGGACATCGACCTGGCGACGCTGCGGTCGATCCACAAGCATAAGACCGGCATGCTCATCCGCGCCGCCGTGCGCATGGGCGCCATCGCCGCGGCCGCGACACCGGCCCAACTCGACGACCTGACCGCGTACGCCGAGGATATCGGATTGGCGTTTCAGATCGCCGACGACGTATTGAACGTGACGGGCACTCGCGAGGAACTCGGCAAGAATCCCAACACCGACGCCCAACGCGGCAAGAAGACATATCCTACCTTTTACGGCGTCGAGGGCGCCCTCGCGTTGGCCAACGAATGCGTCGAACGCGCGACCGAGCGGCTGGCTTCTCTCGGTCCGTCCGCCGAGCCGCTGCGGGAAATCGCGCGATATATCACGGCGCGGAAGAATTGA
- the hpnA gene encoding hopanoid-associated sugar epimerase: protein MKVLVTGATGFVGAAVVRALLAAGVEVRVLARRGSDFTNLSRFKLEHAYGDLRDRESLRRALSGCQRLYHVAAHYALWAKDPSIFYEVNVAGTRNLLEAAREVGTERIVYTSTIGAIGLPRGGGMGTEDTPVSLDQMAGHYKRSKYLAEQEALTFARQGLPVVIVNPSAPVGEGDVKPTPTGQVIVDFMKGRMWAYIETGMNLIDVDDVAAGHLLAMERGRAGERYILGNRNLTLREVFEMLAKITGVRAPSVKLPRGVVLPLAYLNLGFSYASGIPPRIPLEGVKMAKYKMHYDCSKAIRELGLPQTPVEVALEKAVRWFRDHGYT, encoded by the coding sequence ATGAAAGTTCTCGTCACCGGGGCGACCGGATTCGTGGGGGCGGCCGTGGTCCGCGCGCTGCTGGCGGCCGGCGTCGAAGTCCGGGTCCTGGCCAGACGCGGGAGCGACTTCACCAACCTCAGCCGATTCAAGCTGGAACACGCGTACGGCGACCTGCGGGACCGGGAGTCCCTCCGCCGCGCCTTGTCCGGCTGCCAGCGGCTCTATCACGTCGCCGCCCATTATGCGCTCTGGGCCAAGGACCCCTCGATCTTTTACGAGGTCAACGTCGCGGGCACCCGTAACCTGCTGGAGGCGGCCCGCGAGGTCGGAACCGAACGCATCGTCTATACCAGCACCATCGGCGCCATCGGGTTGCCGCGCGGCGGCGGGATGGGCACGGAGGACACGCCGGTCTCGCTCGACCAGATGGCGGGCCATTACAAGCGGTCCAAGTACCTGGCCGAACAGGAGGCGCTCACGTTCGCTCGCCAAGGGCTGCCGGTGGTTATCGTCAACCCCAGCGCGCCTGTCGGCGAAGGAGACGTCAAACCGACTCCGACGGGCCAGGTGATCGTGGATTTCATGAAAGGCCGCATGTGGGCCTACATCGAAACCGGCATGAACCTCATCGACGTGGACGACGTCGCCGCCGGACATCTCCTCGCCATGGAGCGAGGCCGTGCCGGCGAACGCTATATCCTCGGCAACAGAAACCTGACGCTGCGCGAAGTGTTCGAGATGCTCGCGAAGATCACCGGAGTCCGCGCTCCATCGGTGAAATTGCCCCGTGGCGTCGTGCTGCCGTTGGCCTACCTGAATCTCGGGTTCTCCTACGCCAGCGGTATTCCGCCCCGCATTCCCCTGGAAGGCGTCAAGATGGCCAAGTACAAGATGCACTACGATTGCAGCAAGGCGATCCGCGAACTGGGCCTCCCGCAGACGCCCGTCGAGGTCGCCTTGGAAAAGGCGGTGAGGTGGTTTCGCGATCACGGATACACGTGA
- a CDS encoding carotenoid biosynthesis protein, with amino-acid sequence MDTLTLLIKTVQLRPYVFLFLAAFFFSAKALIGWKRTWLFFGLTWLTAFACEFSSTRTGIPFGRYSYTGATTGRELYLADIPFMDSLSFTFLLYASYCLALLFLLPARDGHPAGRTARADRVLPFLVFDPVVRSSWPALFLTGLFFAFIDIVIDPVALRGDRWFLGKIYDYPDPGIHFGVPIANYIGWAIVGLIALTLYFSCDRRLPPVPFHRDEPVTLKLLRGCGLYYGVLAFNWSVTFWIGEPLLGLTGILIYIPITALLLLRLFGQAPARLPHEWR; translated from the coding sequence ATGGACACCCTGACCCTCCTGATCAAGACCGTCCAACTCCGTCCCTATGTCTTTCTCTTTCTCGCCGCATTTTTCTTCTCGGCCAAGGCGCTGATCGGCTGGAAGCGGACGTGGCTGTTCTTCGGCTTGACCTGGCTCACCGCGTTCGCCTGCGAGTTCAGCTCGACACGGACCGGCATTCCGTTCGGTCGGTACTCCTACACCGGCGCGACGACCGGCCGGGAGCTGTATCTCGCCGACATTCCCTTCATGGATTCGCTGTCCTTCACTTTTCTTCTCTACGCCAGCTATTGCCTCGCGCTGCTCTTTCTCCTGCCGGCGCGCGACGGCCATCCGGCCGGAAGGACCGCCCGGGCCGATCGTGTCTTGCCCTTTCTCGTCTTCGATCCGGTCGTCCGATCGAGTTGGCCCGCGCTCTTCCTCACCGGGCTGTTCTTCGCCTTCATCGACATCGTCATCGATCCGGTGGCGTTGAGGGGGGACCGGTGGTTCCTGGGCAAAATCTACGACTATCCCGATCCAGGCATTCACTTCGGCGTGCCGATCGCCAATTACATCGGCTGGGCGATCGTCGGTCTCATCGCGCTTACCCTGTACTTCTCGTGCGATCGCCGACTCCCGCCCGTGCCCTTTCACCGAGACGAACCGGTTACCCTCAAGCTATTACGGGGCTGCGGGCTCTATTATGGAGTGCTGGCCTTCAACTGGTCGGTGACCTTCTGGATCGGGGAACCGTTGCTGGGCCTGACGGGCATCCTGATCTATATCCCGATCACCGCCTTGTTGCTCCTGCGTCTGTTCGGACAAGCCCCCGCCCGGCTGCCTCATGAGTGGCGGTAG
- a CDS encoding c-type cytochrome, translated as MKTRSKLIVILVLVVAALMGMLGWVGYRSFKTGFSAKAEPHALEVFLARQIRHLAIPVEQRNTPNPVPRSPDVLAEARAHFADHCATCHANDGSGKTPIGQSVYPKAPDLRLKETQSMSDGELFFIIHNGIRFTAMPAWGSGDPDKDLDSWKLVHFIRHLPDLTPEELQEMKSLNPKTKKELEEEAAFDRFLEGEDVPAPSSSHRH; from the coding sequence ATGAAGACGCGATCCAAACTGATCGTGATCCTGGTCCTTGTCGTCGCGGCGCTGATGGGCATGCTGGGCTGGGTTGGGTACCGGTCGTTCAAGACCGGCTTCAGCGCGAAGGCCGAACCCCATGCGCTCGAAGTCTTTCTGGCTCGGCAGATTCGACATCTGGCCATTCCCGTCGAGCAGCGCAACACACCCAACCCGGTGCCGCGCAGCCCGGACGTTCTGGCCGAGGCGCGCGCGCATTTCGCCGATCATTGCGCCACCTGTCATGCGAACGACGGCAGCGGAAAAACCCCGATCGGACAGAGCGTCTACCCCAAAGCGCCTGACCTGCGACTGAAGGAGACACAGTCCATGTCCGACGGCGAGTTGTTCTTTATCATCCACAACGGGATTCGGTTTACCGCCATGCCGGCTTGGGGCTCGGGCGATCCGGACAAGGACCTCGACAGTTGGAAACTGGTTCACTTCATCCGGCACCTGCCGGACCTCACGCCCGAGGAATTGCAAGAGATGAAGTCGCTGAATCCGAAGACGAAAAAAGAACTGGAGGAGGAGGCCGCCTTCGACCGTTTTCTGGAAGGCGAGGACGTGCCCGCGCCGTCCTCTTCGCATCGTCACTGA
- a CDS encoding DUF5666 domain-containing protein, which yields MAKFIIGLLVSCLAAVGTAAWAHGGGEHVLGMVTAIDGGHIEVKTLKGGTVSVRLTDKTRYRAKGEAGAQGRPQVGDRVVIETTKDGETLTATEVRFARPKGK from the coding sequence TTGGCGAAGTTCATCATCGGCCTGCTGGTGTCGTGCCTGGCTGCTGTGGGGACCGCGGCCTGGGCCCATGGCGGCGGCGAGCATGTGCTCGGAATGGTGACCGCGATCGACGGCGGCCACATCGAGGTCAAGACGCTCAAAGGCGGCACGGTTTCGGTGCGACTGACCGACAAAACACGGTATCGGGCCAAGGGCGAGGCCGGCGCGCAGGGAAGGCCTCAAGTGGGCGACCGAGTCGTGATCGAAACCACCAAGGACGGCGAGACGTTGACGGCGACGGAAGTGCGGTTCGCCAGGCCGAAAGGCAAGTAA
- a CDS encoding phage holin family protein, producing MRALLIRFIITGVAVFLAITIVPGIEAQSLSAGLAAVLLLSLLNAAVRPILYLFSLPLIILSLGLFMVIINALLLQFVGWLVKGFVVEGFWASVWGALLISVVSFTLNLWINEQGRVELVIHRSRPPRIVNPD from the coding sequence ATGAGAGCGTTGCTGATCCGTTTCATCATCACCGGCGTCGCGGTGTTTCTGGCCATCACAATCGTGCCCGGCATCGAGGCGCAGAGTCTCTCCGCCGGACTCGCCGCGGTCCTGTTGCTGTCGCTCCTGAACGCGGCGGTCAGACCCATCCTCTATCTCTTCTCGCTTCCGCTCATCATCCTCTCACTGGGCCTCTTCATGGTGATCATCAATGCGCTTCTCCTTCAATTCGTCGGGTGGCTGGTGAAAGGGTTCGTCGTGGAGGGATTCTGGGCGTCGGTGTGGGGCGCGCTGCTGATCAGCGTCGTGAGCTTCACCTTGAACCTGTGGATCAACGAACAGGGCCGCGTCGAGCTGGTGATTCACCGGTCCCGCCCGCCGCGCATCGTGAACCCCGACTGA
- a CDS encoding ATP-binding protein, protein MTPSAEQTKAAQETHLQRTLTSVLNDLPVDAALAAIFHREKGPLVAQVYRGFTPRDVHAIIRTLSTPEASFLQPSSEEGDGSRTIRLRLITPGAKSLLAAPLRYRQRTYGYVVVGRKESASFAKKEKSLLESASEEITKALEREVLFDNSVVLSRPLVAQEPLTVSTGTDLLTASTSRATPEMQEQVGAVLGEVTPLLPYDRAWVCYYDPLAGSVEVIAIAGDQKGEHKKDLKPGQRLALDASAAGWAVRHRKPRVDHDLASTQGRFLDHKHLYKDRFRSSLVVPFFVRGQVGGTLTLASKETAFYSVADARTLEPVTLKLVDLFQQPPASQPARPQEATPGDGQAAAAPPAPSEPMIRKQERQAAIGEFSAFLATEVREPLASIRAQLEEVTGEGILDFDPQTRVENAMRDLIRIEAILNEILDFAKPLELNRRLCRVPEIIENALTVVATELEVTRIQVTKDYASHVSPVRCDEAKMQQVFLSIFKNALEAMTPGGHLDIQVANQRAGRHQEVQILIKNDGAPIPTEHVGKVFEPFFTTKRSGTGLGLATVKKIVEEHQGHISIASGPGQGTTVIIRLPAAGRTGAYRHRGRGRRPPRRTH, encoded by the coding sequence GTGACGCCATCGGCCGAACAGACCAAAGCCGCACAAGAGACGCACCTCCAGCGAACCTTGACGTCGGTCCTCAACGACCTGCCGGTGGATGCGGCCTTGGCCGCGATTTTTCACCGCGAGAAAGGCCCGCTCGTGGCCCAAGTCTATCGAGGGTTCACGCCGCGGGACGTCCACGCCATCATCAGAACGCTCTCCACGCCGGAAGCCTCGTTTCTGCAGCCCTCTTCCGAAGAGGGGGATGGCTCGCGCACGATCCGCCTCCGGCTGATCACCCCCGGCGCCAAGTCGTTGCTGGCCGCTCCGCTGCGCTACCGCCAGCGGACCTACGGCTATGTGGTCGTCGGACGGAAGGAGAGCGCGTCGTTCGCTAAGAAAGAAAAGTCGCTCCTGGAGAGCGCGAGCGAAGAGATCACCAAGGCGCTGGAGCGCGAAGTCCTCTTCGACAACTCCGTGGTCCTCAGCCGCCCGCTCGTCGCTCAGGAACCGCTGACCGTCTCGACTGGAACCGACCTGCTGACGGCCTCGACCTCGCGCGCCACGCCGGAGATGCAGGAACAAGTGGGCGCTGTGCTGGGAGAGGTGACGCCGTTGTTGCCGTACGATCGCGCCTGGGTCTGCTACTATGATCCTCTTGCGGGCAGCGTGGAAGTCATCGCCATCGCCGGGGATCAGAAGGGGGAACACAAAAAGGACCTCAAACCCGGCCAGCGGCTCGCGCTCGACGCATCGGCGGCCGGGTGGGCCGTGCGCCACCGCAAGCCGCGCGTGGATCACGATCTGGCCTCCACGCAGGGCAGATTTCTCGATCACAAGCACCTCTATAAGGACCGGTTCCGCTCCTCGCTGGTCGTGCCCTTCTTCGTCCGCGGCCAGGTCGGGGGCACTCTGACGCTCGCCTCCAAAGAAACGGCCTTTTATTCCGTCGCCGACGCCCGCACGCTGGAACCCGTGACGCTGAAGTTGGTCGATCTCTTTCAACAACCGCCGGCGAGCCAGCCGGCCAGGCCGCAGGAAGCGACTCCGGGGGACGGCCAGGCCGCCGCAGCCCCACCGGCCCCGTCCGAGCCCATGATCCGGAAACAAGAGCGGCAAGCGGCTATCGGCGAGTTCAGCGCGTTCCTGGCGACGGAAGTACGGGAACCTTTGGCCTCCATCCGCGCCCAACTTGAAGAAGTCACGGGCGAGGGGATTCTGGATTTCGATCCGCAGACGCGGGTCGAGAACGCCATGCGCGATCTCATCCGGATCGAAGCCATTCTGAACGAGATCCTGGACTTCGCCAAACCCTTGGAGCTGAACCGGCGGCTGTGCCGCGTGCCGGAAATCATCGAAAACGCGCTGACCGTCGTGGCCACGGAGTTGGAGGTCACCCGTATCCAGGTCACCAAGGACTATGCGTCCCACGTCAGCCCGGTCCGGTGCGACGAAGCCAAGATGCAGCAGGTGTTTCTGAGCATTTTCAAAAACGCCCTGGAAGCCATGACGCCCGGCGGCCATTTGGACATTCAGGTGGCGAATCAGCGGGCCGGCCGACATCAGGAAGTCCAGATCCTGATCAAGAACGACGGCGCCCCGATTCCGACGGAACACGTCGGCAAGGTGTTCGAACCCTTTTTCACCACCAAACGGTCAGGAACCGGTCTTGGGTTGGCGACGGTCAAGAAAATAGTCGAGGAACACCAGGGACACATCTCTATCGCCAGCGGGCCTGGTCAGGGCACCACGGTCATTATCCGGTTACCGGCCGCCGGGCGAACCGGCGCCTATCGCCACCGAGGACGGGGCCGGCGTCCTCCCCGGCGAACCCATTGA
- a CDS encoding DNA-3-methyladenine glycosylase produces the protein MIRKILPRSYFNRPTLQVARSLPGKYLVRENGERRIVAKIVEVEAYVGPEDRASHASRGRTPRTDVMFGPPGIAYVYLVYGMHHCLNVVTEREGYPAAVLIRAIELDTGLVDGPGRVCRTLQIDRRLNRLDLTQGRALWIEDRGDRWSRGRIAVYPRIGVAYAGEWAAKPWRFRVEEPAE, from the coding sequence ATGATACGCAAGATACTCCCTCGCTCGTACTTCAACCGCCCCACCTTGCAGGTGGCTCGGTCGCTGCCGGGCAAGTATCTGGTGCGGGAGAACGGGGAGAGAAGAATAGTCGCGAAGATCGTCGAGGTCGAGGCCTACGTCGGGCCGGAGGACCGTGCGTCGCACGCGTCACGCGGACGAACCCCTCGGACCGACGTCATGTTTGGGCCGCCGGGCATCGCCTATGTCTACCTGGTTTACGGGATGCATCACTGCTTGAACGTGGTGACCGAACGGGAAGGCTATCCGGCCGCGGTGTTGATCCGGGCGATCGAGTTGGATACCGGCCTGGTGGACGGCCCGGGCCGTGTGTGTCGGACGTTGCAGATCGATCGTAGGCTGAACCGGCTCGATCTCACGCAAGGCCGGGCGCTCTGGATCGAGGACCGGGGAGATCGATGGTCGAGAGGCCGGATTGCGGTCTATCCGAGGATCGGCGTGGCGTATGCAGGCGAGTGGGCAGCCAAACCCTGGCGGTTCAGGGTTGAAGAGCCCGCTGAATAA
- a CDS encoding TonB-dependent receptor plug domain-containing protein: MKVFGSLLQLFLFIVLLASSAFAHDPDAPTVEVPEIAVSADRPIAASSHQFIPDVEYLLQPQGRPAQVLRLIPGFIAVEHSGGAGKADQYFLRGFDADHGTDVAFFTDGMPINLRSHAHGQGYADLNFIIPETIEGLDVYKGAYLPEFGDFATAGAVNFRTRDVVREGVVQLAGGQFDTQRHLLMFSPTKDRVRTLFAGEGYYTNGPFLNDNRYLRGNLLGKATLNPLGRDELSLAATFHKAQWNGSGEIPLRAVQDGSLDRFGSIDPSEGGKTIRSTARLNYHYDTTAGGRFFANAYAQYYKFDLFTNFTFFLNDPVNGDGFLQSDRRVLYGGDLGYRQAGTLLDVPAAATIGVQSRVDKIHARLGPQVRRAPLGVTVDSDIQEASYAPFVKAEIQPTLWLRLGGGVRGEVFTFNVRNRCPDCPEQPVGRTTSGLVLPKANLVLGPWLGTELFLNYGEGFHSNDARSAVAPASSPLARAKSYEVGVRSWPWGPEGMELIATAWALDLKQELVFVGDEGTTEIRGATQRRGIEVAARGQVWGPLYFNSSFTWTQAEFRNGDAIPLAPEYTAYGSVLVRWPEGLTSQLQATYLGVRPLIEDRSITAPSWFVFDLSERYQLPVKLPYGRMEAFLFVQNLFNTKWEQAVFAFESQLRNEAAPVNDTHFVPGNPRFVMGGLAWYF; encoded by the coding sequence GTGAAGGTATTCGGCTCGCTTCTCCAGCTCTTTCTTTTCATCGTTCTGCTCGCCTCGTCAGCCTTCGCGCATGATCCGGACGCGCCGACCGTGGAGGTGCCGGAAATCGCCGTCTCGGCGGATCGGCCCATCGCGGCGTCCTCGCACCAGTTCATTCCGGACGTAGAGTATCTCTTGCAGCCGCAAGGACGGCCGGCCCAGGTGCTGCGCCTGATCCCCGGCTTTATTGCGGTCGAGCATTCCGGCGGCGCGGGCAAAGCGGACCAGTACTTTCTGCGCGGCTTTGATGCGGACCATGGAACGGATGTCGCCTTTTTCACAGACGGCATGCCGATCAATCTCCGGAGCCATGCGCACGGCCAGGGCTATGCGGACCTGAACTTCATTATTCCGGAGACGATCGAGGGTCTTGACGTGTACAAGGGCGCCTATCTGCCCGAATTCGGAGATTTCGCGACAGCCGGGGCGGTGAATTTCAGAACCAGGGACGTTGTCAGGGAGGGTGTCGTGCAACTGGCCGGCGGCCAGTTCGACACCCAGAGGCATTTGCTCATGTTTTCTCCGACGAAGGACAGGGTCCGAACCCTGTTTGCGGGAGAGGGCTACTACACCAATGGACCGTTTCTCAATGACAATCGGTACCTTCGCGGGAATCTGCTGGGAAAAGCCACGTTGAATCCGCTCGGCCGGGACGAACTCAGTCTGGCCGCCACCTTCCATAAAGCGCAGTGGAATGGCTCTGGCGAGATTCCCCTGCGAGCGGTGCAGGATGGATCGCTCGATCGCTTTGGGTCGATCGATCCATCCGAGGGAGGGAAAACCATCCGCAGCACCGCCAGGCTCAATTATCATTACGACACAACCGCAGGGGGTCGCTTCTTTGCGAATGCCTATGCCCAGTATTACAAATTCGATCTCTTTACCAACTTCACCTTCTTTCTGAATGATCCGGTGAACGGAGATGGGTTCCTCCAGTCCGACCGGCGGGTCCTCTACGGCGGTGACCTGGGCTATCGGCAAGCGGGAACTCTACTCGATGTTCCCGCTGCTGCCACGATCGGCGTCCAAAGCCGTGTGGACAAGATTCATGCGCGGCTCGGGCCACAGGTCAGGCGGGCGCCGCTCGGCGTCACGGTCGATAGCGATATTCAGGAAGCCTCCTATGCACCGTTTGTCAAAGCGGAAATTCAGCCGACGCTGTGGCTGCGGCTGGGGGGCGGTGTGCGTGGCGAGGTCTTTACGTTCAACGTCCGGAATCGCTGTCCCGATTGTCCCGAGCAGCCGGTGGGACGGACGACCTCAGGTCTGGTCTTGCCGAAAGCGAACCTGGTTCTGGGTCCCTGGCTCGGTACGGAACTTTTTCTCAACTACGGGGAGGGCTTTCACAGTAATGACGCGCGGTCGGCCGTGGCTCCCGCTTCATCCCCGCTCGCGCGGGCCAAGAGCTATGAGGTGGGGGTGCGCTCATGGCCCTGGGGACCCGAGGGGATGGAACTGATCGCCACGGCCTGGGCTCTGGATCTGAAGCAGGAGTTGGTCTTTGTGGGCGACGAGGGCACGACCGAAATCCGGGGCGCTACGCAACGCCGTGGCATCGAGGTCGCGGCCCGCGGGCAAGTTTGGGGCCCGCTCTATTTCAACAGCAGTTTTACCTGGACCCAGGCCGAATTCCGGAACGGCGATGCGATTCCTCTGGCTCCCGAATACACGGCCTACGGCTCGGTGCTGGTTCGCTGGCCGGAGGGCCTGACGTCGCAATTGCAGGCGACCTATCTCGGCGTCCGACCGTTAATCGAAGATCGGAGCATCACAGCGCCGTCGTGGTTCGTGTTCGACTTGAGCGAACGGTACCAACTGCCCGTCAAGTTGCCGTATGGCCGGATGGAAGCGTTTCTGTTTGTCCAGAACCTGTTCAATACCAAATGGGAGCAAGCGGTCTTTGCTTTCGAATCCCAACTCCGGAATGAAGCGGCACCGGTCAATGACACCCATTTCGTGCCGGGGAATCCCCGGTTCGTGATGGGGGGCCTGGCGTGGTATTTTTAG
- the nikR gene encoding nickel-responsive transcriptional regulator NikR → MTKLVRFGVSLDHHLLDDFDRLIQRRRYTNRSEALRDLIRNHLVGQEWDENKETVGTITFVYDHHVRDLTRKLTDIQHRYQKLILSGMHVHLDHDHCLEVLVVKGRGSEIKKVSDALVSVKGVKHGKLTMTTTGKGLS, encoded by the coding sequence ATGACAAAGCTCGTTCGGTTCGGGGTGTCGCTGGATCACCATCTGCTGGATGATTTCGACCGGTTGATTCAGCGGCGGAGGTATACGAACCGATCGGAGGCGTTGCGGGATCTGATCCGAAACCACCTGGTCGGGCAGGAGTGGGACGAGAACAAGGAGACGGTCGGGACGATCACGTTCGTGTATGACCACCACGTCCGCGACCTGACCCGGAAGCTCACCGACATCCAGCACCGGTACCAAAAGCTCATCCTCTCCGGCATGCACGTGCACCTGGATCACGACCACTGTCTGGAAGTGCTGGTCGTGAAGGGGAGAGGGTCGGAGATCAAGAAGGTCTCGGATGCGCTGGTCAGCGTCAAGGGCGTAAAACACGGGAAGCTGACCATGACGACGACCGGCAAGGGACTGAGCTGA
- a CDS encoding DUF2283 domain-containing protein — protein sequence MKIKYFQDTDTLYIEFRAAEVSETRDLDENTQLDLDKDGNICAMTIEHARERADIPHFSFEQIAA from the coding sequence ATGAAGATCAAATATTTTCAAGACACAGACACGCTGTACATCGAGTTCAGGGCAGCAGAAGTCTCAGAGACGAGGGATTTGGATGAAAACACGCAACTCGATCTCGACAAAGATGGAAATATCTGTGCGATGACAATCGAGCATGCCCGAGAGAGAGCGGACATTCCGCATTTTTCTTTCGAGCAGATCGCAGCCTAA
- a CDS encoding Do family serine endopeptidase, whose translation MSASPFPSEKAATALRALWWVPVLALVAGGSAGLPSAFAAGRLIPVVTALDLQAQVKGTAAKVIPAVVSIASTVVVRDQAFSDEGLPFGLFREPPSRRQYGQGSGVIVSPDGYIITNNHVVADAVDVEVILADRRQFKGRVVATDPKTDVAVVKINGTNLPTVPWGDSGALAVGDFVLAIGNPLGLSRTVTFGIVSAVGRADVGVADYEDFIQTDAPINPGNSGGALVNIHGELVGINTAIASPTGGSVGVGFAIPSNMARAAMQSLLKTGRVVRGFLGASTQDVTPLLGKIFKLPDVKGAIITDLMAKGSAEKAGLRRGDVVVRFDGRDVMDSGHLRNLVAAAPIGSRHRLDVIRDGRLAQTELIVQEAPRERVKRAQTTPVEAATHPLSGVLVDEVTPALARQMGLNVNSGVVVTDVEEGSLAEASGLMPGDVLLELNRQPLPNFATFQRLAEPIRPTDVTLLLVNRQGTVLYVPIQGE comes from the coding sequence ATGAGTGCGAGTCCCTTTCCTTCAGAGAAAGCCGCGACGGCGCTGCGGGCTCTGTGGTGGGTACCGGTGCTGGCGCTCGTCGCGGGGGGAAGCGCCGGGCTTCCCTCGGCCTTCGCGGCCGGGCGGTTGATCCCGGTCGTCACGGCCCTCGATCTGCAGGCGCAGGTCAAAGGGACGGCGGCCAAGGTCATCCCGGCCGTCGTGAGCATCGCATCCACGGTCGTTGTGCGCGATCAAGCCTTCAGCGACGAAGGCCTGCCCTTCGGGCTGTTCCGCGAACCGCCGTCGCGCCGGCAGTACGGGCAGGGGTCGGGCGTCATCGTCTCGCCGGACGGATACATCATCACCAACAACCATGTCGTAGCGGACGCCGTGGACGTCGAAGTGATCCTGGCCGATCGACGGCAATTCAAAGGCCGCGTCGTCGCCACCGATCCGAAGACCGATGTGGCGGTGGTGAAGATCAACGGGACCAATCTGCCGACGGTGCCATGGGGCGATTCGGGCGCCCTGGCCGTCGGGGACTTCGTGCTCGCCATCGGCAATCCGTTGGGGTTGAGCCGCACGGTGACGTTCGGGATCGTGAGCGCGGTGGGCCGGGCGGATGTCGGCGTCGCCGACTACGAAGATTTCATCCAGACCGACGCGCCCATCAATCCCGGCAACTCGGGCGGCGCGCTGGTCAACATCCATGGCGAGCTGGTGGGTATCAACACGGCCATCGCCAGCCCGACGGGCGGGAGCGTGGGCGTGGGATTCGCTATTCCGAGCAACATGGCGCGCGCCGCGATGCAGAGCCTCCTCAAGACCGGCCGCGTCGTCCGCGGCTTTCTCGGCGCTTCCACCCAGGACGTGACGCCGTTGTTGGGCAAGATTTTCAAGCTGCCGGACGTGAAGGGGGCCATCATTACCGATTTGATGGCCAAGGGCTCGGCGGAGAAGGCCGGCCTGCGCCGGGGCGATGTGGTGGTGCGCTTCGACGGCAGGGACGTGATGGACAGCGGCCACCTTCGCAACCTCGTCGCCGCAGCGCCGATCGGCAGCAGGCACCGGTTGGATGTCATCCGTGACGGCAGGCTGGCGCAGACGGAACTAATCGTTCAGGAAGCGCCGCGCGAGCGCGTCAAGCGCGCGCAGACCACGCCGGTCGAGGCGGCCACCCATCCGCTGTCCGGGGTCCTGGTCGATGAGGTCACGCCTGCGTTGGCACGGCAGATGGGGTTGAACGTCAATTCGGGCGTGGTGGTGACCGACGTCGAGGAAGGCAGCCTGGCGGAGGCGTCCGGCCTGATGCCCGGCGACGTGCTCCTCGAGCTGAACAGACAACCGCTCCCCAACTTCGCCACGTTTCAACGACTCGCCGAGCCGATCAGACCCACCGATGTGACCCTCCTCCTGGTCAACCGCCAGGGGACGGTGCTGTATGTGCCGATCCAAGGGGAATAG